The Methanoculleus sp. SDB sequence GCGCTTCGCTCAGAGAACGTCTGGTTTGCCGTCCATTTTGTGTTCAGGGGACCCGGCATGAAGATCTATGAGCGTGCCGAGGAGCTGGACGCCGAGATCTACCAGGAATCACGGGACACGTGGCTCGCCGGGCTTCGCGAGTATTACTGCCGCGATCTCCGGGAAAGAGTGGAGCCGGCACCGGAGGACACGCGGCCCGGCCGTGACACTGAGATCCGCGATCTTCTCACCGGCGTCTGGAGCGGGTTCGGGGGAACGAGCTGCATCGACGGATGCTGCGGTTCGGGGGTTGCGTCGGCCGTGCTCCGCGGACTCGGCACGACCACGCTGGCCTATGACAATGACCCCGCACTGCTCTCTCTCGGTCTCGCAACCGGGCGGCTTCGTCCGGAGGATACGATGTGGATCGACGGGACGGATGCATCGGTCTACTGCCCGCCCGCCGACAGGGCTGTCGGGCTGATGCTCGGCGACATACGACCCTATCAGGCAGATCTCTGGGAGGCAATCGTCGAGGAGATGCTGTTCCTTTCCCGGGAGACGCTCTTCTCCACCGCTACGGAGGCGGAGATTCGCATGGTTTCCGGGTGGTGTGCGGCACAGGGGCGGCGTGTCGAGGTCTTTGAGACCGACAGGGACCCCATCTACGACCGCTGGGTCTGCCTCGTACAGGAATAAATAAAAAATTACCCGCGGCGGGAACGCTGCCGCGAACCGAACTCCTTTTTGCCGGCGGATTCTTTCGGTACCGTCTCCCCCTCCTCGCCGCATTCAAGTTCGGCGACGATGTCAAGCGGCTCGGACACTGTCCCGATGAGCCTGCGGATCGTCGTAAGGCGCTCGATGCCGATAAAGTGCTCTGCCATGACACGTGCCAGATCGGAGAGTTCAATTCGTGTACCGGCTTTTTTCACGAGACACTGCTCGAGGAGGAGCGGCAGGACCGGTTCCACCTCCCCGACCATCGTCTCATCCATCCGGCGGATATCCTCGATGTTCCCGTGGCATACGATCGCATTCGCGACAAACTCCTCGGACGACGCCTCGGTGTCATAGACCGGCGCCACCTCCTCCATCTCACCTTTGAGAAGCATAATCGCCACCTCCTCCTCGGTGTGCCGGTCGTCGCGGCGATAGCTCCCTCCCGGTTCCGCGAGCACGACCACTTTCCCGAGGTCGTGGAAATCCGGACGGCCCGCCCGCCCCATCATCTGGGAGAACTCCTGCACGGTGAGCCAGCTGATACCCATCGCAAGCGAGTCGAATATCACCTGCGACGCGGGAAAATCGACACCGGCGGCAAGTGCCGCGGTCGTCACGACGACGGCGAGTTTTCCCTTTAAGAACCGGTCTTCCACATCCCGCCGCTCCCGTGCGGTCAGGCCTGCATGATAGGGAGCCGCAGACGCGCCGAGAGCATCGGCTATCACATGACACCGTGCCCGGGAGTTCGTGAAGACGATGGTCTGCCCGCGGTATCCCCGGGACGATCGCTGGCGGTATTCGGCGGTCGTGAGTTTTTTGATGGTCGGGATCTTCTGGTTTCTCTCAAGAAATATCAGGTGCCTCTCGAGCGGAACGGGGCGCTCGCTGTACCGCACGAGCTGTGCGTTCAGTTTTTTTGCGAGCAGGCCGGGCAGGCCGATGGTGGCGGAGAGATAGAGGTACTGCGCCTCCGGGGCGATATATTTCAGGCGCGAGATGAGGCCGTCGAGCCGGTGGCCCCGTTCTTCGTCTTCAAGCATCTGCACCTCGTCGATGACGATCGTGCCGATGCGCCCCAGCCGTTTGCCGCACCGGATGGCGTGGTCGATGCCCTCGTACGTGGCCACGACAATAGACGCACGCAGGTCGCGGTCGGCGGCAATCCGGGTCTCGGGCAGATTGAGCCGCGACACCCCGACATGGAGCGATACACGGGCGAATTCGCCGTAGCGCTCCCTGAAACGCTGGTATTTCTGGTTCGCCAGTGCGACGAGGGGGACGAGAAAAAGCACCTGTCCCCGCCCTTCGAGCATTCCCTTAATGCCGGCCATTTCACCGATAAAGGTCTTTCCGCTTGCAGTTGCCGCGACGACGAGCAGATCGCGGCCCGTGAGAAGACCCGCGTCGACACTGAGCTGCTGTGCGGGCATGAGCGACTCCACGCCCGCTGCACGGATGAATACCCCGGGCAGGGGAAGATCGGCGAGTTTTGACGTTTTCTGGACGGGATGCGCCTCGATCAGGTCAAACAGCGTCGTGCCCGCGTCGACGCGATCGGGCTGCACCATCCCGAGCACCCGGTCGAGATCACGGTAGAGATCGAGGAGATGCTCGAGATGGCCGTAGGAGAGGGATCCCATGCCGCCCACGTATCCGAGTTCGCGCCGGAGTTCGCGCCGTGCACACTCTTCGCAGATCTGTTCCTTCCCGTACCGGATCGCGTTCTTCTTCTTGAGCGGCGTCACCCGGTCTTCGAGAAAACACATCCGGCAGGCGTCCACGATACCGAACGGTATCTGGAGATCGCCGAGAAACGATTCGAAAGCTTCGTCGCGGACCGCAAGACGTACCTCCGATTCGCGAAGCGTACCGGCAAGCTCTTTCGTGGGCGTCTTTTTCAGGTGGCGCGTACCGAATCGTTTTACCTGGTACTGTTTCGGCCGGTAGCCCTTGCCTGTCCTGACAAGCTCGACCGTGCCGATAGCGGTGACCCGTCTCCCGTCGTGAAAAAAAAGGCGATACAGCCCCCGCTGGGGGAGGACAATAATATTCATTGGGCAATCAGATCATGGATCGTATAATTGAGGCCCACGGTCTCCAGTCGTTTCAGAAAATCGGTGAACTCCTCATCCACGATAACGATTGCGCACTCGATACCGTGAAACGCCGCCTCGATCACACCCTCGCGGGCCCCGAAGAACATATCGGGCACACGCCCTGCCGATTCGAGTGCAAAGTACGCCTCGAGACCGACGGCACCCACCATCTTCACTCCCTCGATGATGCCGAGCATCGCATCCCTCTTCACGTTCCGCGAACCCCCCCGCTGGATACGGGGGACTTTGCAGACGTGCACGACCCCCCCGGTGTGATCGATAATGCCGTTCAACCGGGCCACACCGACGTCGGTGCCGGAAACGGCGTCCATGATCGCCTCACCCATCGCGTCCTGCCCGGAATGCGACGCATACAGCCACCCGTCCTTCATAAAGACTCCTACTGTGTCCCCTTTTCTGATCGGTTCGGCTGCTACCGCGGTCCAGACCGAGACCTGCTGGATAATGTCGCGGGTCACGTGGCGGGCGTAACTCTCGAGTGCCTCGGAATTGGAGAGCACCCATTCAATACCCGTATGGGTCACTTCGTACCGCCCCCTCCCCCGTGAGCTCACCATCCCGTCCTCGACCAGTTCGCGGATATATTCCGACACCGCCTGCGGGGTGATTCCCAGTTTGTCGGCAATCTCCTGCTGACGGACCGCCGGCTGGTGCTCCGCGATCTCGACAAGGATCTGAAATCTCGTGGCTTCGCGTTTGCTTCGCAGGATAATATACAGGGGATCATCGATCCGTGCCGTCAAGGTGCACCAACCCCTGTCCCCGAACGTCGAGATGAGGCATCCGTTTTGCCAGCCCCTTGATAAAGACGGGGCTCACGTTGTATTTCCGGGCGAGATCGTTGATTGACGTGTTGCCGCCGTTCACATCATGCTGGACCTGATCGACGATGAGCCGCAATTCCTCGTCGTCCGAAATGGATATATGGAGCAGATCGCCGAGATCTGCCATGGAGCACTGGAAGTTGGCACGGAATTTACTGTACGTCGTTTTAAATTCCTTCAGTGGTTTTTCTCCGGGTTTCGGCATTCGCCACCGTTCTTCGATGAGATTGCCTTTTTTCAAAATCGCAATACATTCAGCGACGCATTCGCCGCTCACAGCATCAACCAGCTCCTCTTCCGTCGACCATGTTTTATTCAGGGTATCGTAAATTTGTTTATAATTGGTATTGTTGAAACACACAAGAAGAGGGACCAGTTCAACTGGATCATTGACGATTCTGATATGCCCTGTCAAAGTAAAGACCCAATATTATATTGATGTTTAACTCAATAAAATTTGTCTAGTATTTGCCATGCGGAACAAAGGAACGATTTTTGTCCACGGTATTGTTCAGGGTGTCGGATTCCGCCCTTTTGTATATGCAGCCGCCCATGCATTCGGTATCCGCGGAACGGTCAGGAACCTCGGAAGCCAGGTCGAAATTCATGCGTTTGGGGACAGGTTTGAGGAATTTCTTGCGGAGATCGGCAGGGGAACGCCGCTCTCCCGGATAGACCGGGTGGTTGTCGGGGAGATCCGGGGGCCACCGCCGGATGGTTTTGTGATCCTCGAAAGTTCCGCAGGCGCACTCTCCGGATTCATTCCCGCCGACGTCGCGCTCTGTGACGAGTGCCGCACCGACATCTTTTCACACGGGGGCCGGTACGAGCGGTACTGGGCGACTTCCTGCGTCAACTGCGGACCCCGGTACAGCATCATCGATTCCCTTCCGTACGACCGGGAACGCACGACGATGGAGGCGTTTCCACCCTGCACGGAATGCACACGCGAGTACAACGATCCCGGACAAAGAAGGCATCATGCGCAGACGATTGCCTGCGCCCGATGCGGCCCGTCACTCACGCCCTTTGATACGAAGGGCGTCATCCTGCCCTTCGCCGACCCGGTCCGGGAGACCGCCCGCCTGCTCGACGAAGGGAGCATCGTGGCAATCCGCGGTATCGGGGGGTTTCACATCGCCTGCATCGAGGCATCCGCGGGAGAGCTGAAACGGCGGCTCGGACGGACGGAGCAACCGCTCGCAGTGATGGTGAAGGCGGAGCATCTCGACGACATCGCACGTGTCTCCGATAGCGTGCGTGCGTGCCTGACCGGGCCAGAACACCCGATCGCCGTCATGGTCAAGAAAGACCCTATCGCCCACGCGGACATCTCCAACCTTCATACCATCGGCTGCATGCTCCCCTACACCGGGCTGCACCACCTTCTCCTCTCCTGCCTGCACCATCCGTTCCTTGTCATGACAAGCGCAAACTCCCCCGGGTACCCGATGATTACCGATACCGACCACGCCATGTCCCAGCTGAAGGATGATGTGGATTTTTTCCTTGCCCATGACCGCATCATCCGCAACCGCTGCGACGATTCCGTCGTGAGGGACGGATACATCATCCGCCTCTCCCGGGGTTTTGCCCCGAAACGGACACGGATTGATCTCGGCGACGCCTGCATTCTCGGGGTGGGGCCGGAGCTTAATGCCAATATCACGGTGTACAGGAACGGGTTCTGCTACACATCGCCCCACGTGGGCAACGTCCGGAATCCGGCGACGCTGGAGTACCTGAAAGAGACGATTGAGACGATCGGAAGGCTCGTCGGTGCGGAGTACACCGTTATCGCCCATGACCTGCACCCGCAGTTCCTCTCCACCCGGTATGCACAGGTGCTTGCCGGGGAATGCGGTGCAGAACTCGTCACAGTACAGCACCATAAGGCCCATATCGCCGCCACTACCCAGAAGCCCTGCATCGGGATTGCCATCGACGGGGTGGGGTACGGCGATGACGGCACCGTCTGGGGAGGCGAGATCTTTGCCGGACAGGCACCGATGCTCGACAGGGTCGCCCACCTCGAACCGGTGCCCATGCCGGGCGGCGATGCGGCTGTCCGGTTCCCGGAACGCATGCTGTACGGGATCCTCCCGGGCGATGGCACCGCGGCACTCCTGCGGGAGCGTGGCTGGAGCGATACGATGATCGACGTCGTAGACCGCCAGATCGTCCGCGGAGTCAACACCCCGTTCTCCAGCAGCACCGGGCGGGTGCTCGATGCCGCTTCTGCGCTGCTCGGCATCTGCCGGGAAAAGACCTACGACGGCGAGCCCGCGATGAAGCTCGAATCAGTCGCGTCACGGGGGCGGGCCGAACCCTGGGAGCTCGTCTTTTC is a genomic window containing:
- a CDS encoding Crp/Fnr family transcriptional regulator codes for the protein MTARIDDPLYIILRSKREATRFQILVEIAEHQPAVRQQEIADKLGITPQAVSEYIRELVEDGMVSSRGRGRYEVTHTGIEWVLSNSEALESYARHVTRDIIQQVSVWTAVAAEPIRKGDTVGVFMKDGWLYASHSGQDAMGEAIMDAVSGTDVGVARLNGIIDHTGGVVHVCKVPRIQRGGSRNVKRDAMLGIIEGVKMVGAVGLEAYFALESAGRVPDMFFGAREGVIEAAFHGIECAIVIVDEEFTDFLKRLETVGLNYTIHDLIAQ
- a CDS encoding DEAD/DEAH box helicase produces the protein MNIIVLPQRGLYRLFFHDGRRVTAIGTVELVRTGKGYRPKQYQVKRFGTRHLKKTPTKELAGTLRESEVRLAVRDEAFESFLGDLQIPFGIVDACRMCFLEDRVTPLKKKNAIRYGKEQICEECARRELRRELGYVGGMGSLSYGHLEHLLDLYRDLDRVLGMVQPDRVDAGTTLFDLIEAHPVQKTSKLADLPLPGVFIRAAGVESLMPAQQLSVDAGLLTGRDLLVVAATASGKTFIGEMAGIKGMLEGRGQVLFLVPLVALANQKYQRFRERYGEFARVSLHVGVSRLNLPETRIAADRDLRASIVVATYEGIDHAIRCGKRLGRIGTIVIDEVQMLEDEERGHRLDGLISRLKYIAPEAQYLYLSATIGLPGLLAKKLNAQLVRYSERPVPLERHLIFLERNQKIPTIKKLTTAEYRQRSSRGYRGQTIVFTNSRARCHVIADALGASAAPYHAGLTARERRDVEDRFLKGKLAVVVTTAALAAGVDFPASQVIFDSLAMGISWLTVQEFSQMMGRAGRPDFHDLGKVVVLAEPGGSYRRDDRHTEEEVAIMLLKGEMEEVAPVYDTEASSEEFVANAIVCHGNIEDIRRMDETMVGEVEPVLPLLLEQCLVKKAGTRIELSDLARVMAEHFIGIERLTTIRRLIGTVSEPLDIVAELECGEEGETVPKESAGKKEFGSRQRSRRG
- a CDS encoding hydrogenase maturation protein HypF: MRNKGTIFVHGIVQGVGFRPFVYAAAHAFGIRGTVRNLGSQVEIHAFGDRFEEFLAEIGRGTPLSRIDRVVVGEIRGPPPDGFVILESSAGALSGFIPADVALCDECRTDIFSHGGRYERYWATSCVNCGPRYSIIDSLPYDRERTTMEAFPPCTECTREYNDPGQRRHHAQTIACARCGPSLTPFDTKGVILPFADPVRETARLLDEGSIVAIRGIGGFHIACIEASAGELKRRLGRTEQPLAVMVKAEHLDDIARVSDSVRACLTGPEHPIAVMVKKDPIAHADISNLHTIGCMLPYTGLHHLLLSCLHHPFLVMTSANSPGYPMITDTDHAMSQLKDDVDFFLAHDRIIRNRCDDSVVRDGYIIRLSRGFAPKRTRIDLGDACILGVGPELNANITVYRNGFCYTSPHVGNVRNPATLEYLKETIETIGRLVGAEYTVIAHDLHPQFLSTRYAQVLAGECGAELVTVQHHKAHIAATTQKPCIGIAIDGVGYGDDGTVWGGEIFAGQAPMLDRVAHLEPVPMPGGDAAVRFPERMLYGILPGDGTAALLRERGWSDTMIDVVDRQIVRGVNTPFSSSTGRVLDAASALLGICREKTYDGEPAMKLESVASRGRAEPWELVFSREGGREVLVTRALMAEAQARMKKGEEIPAIAASFQYNLARGIAAMAIRAARTEGIPTVALSGGVAYNHAIRTTIAGEITAAGLECLINSDFPLGDGCISYGQCVWAGMLSRER
- a CDS encoding ArsR family transcriptional regulator, with the translated sequence MTGHIRIVNDPVELVPLLVCFNNTNYKQIYDTLNKTWSTEEELVDAVSGECVAECIAILKKGNLIEERWRMPKPGEKPLKEFKTTYSKFRANFQCSMADLGDLLHISISDDEELRLIVDQVQHDVNGGNTSINDLARKYNVSPVFIKGLAKRMPHLDVRGQGLVHLDGTDR